Proteins from a genomic interval of Corynebacterium deserti GIMN1.010:
- a CDS encoding L,D-transpeptidase: MQVFGGRRGVVAGSLLALLTVGSLALAGCTIERSGAQESDSGQSQSAQEAQGTKEEALAPVVSVDDEAEDVDPSEPVIVKSMGDGLKSVTMTNEEGYEVESELSDDSRTWTSAETLGYNRTYTVKATDKNGETTTTVFNTTSPAATTNVALSPLADSVVGVGQTIGFRFGSPVEDRQAAQDAITITTSPEVEGAFFWLNNSELRWRPAEYWEPGTEVTVEADIYGKDLGGGVWGQTDNATNFTIGDRVEAVADDATKTMSVYKNGELLRTMPVSFGRDTDEWATPNGTYIIGDRNESMIMDSTTFGLGYEEGGYRTSVQYATQMSYSGIYVHAAPWSVGAQGSYNTSHGCINVSTENAQWFQETVKRGDIVTVKNTVGGTLSGYDGLGDWNIPWSEWSKGNADETSAW; this comes from the coding sequence GTGCAGGTTTTTGGTGGTAGGCGCGGAGTGGTTGCAGGTTCGTTGCTTGCCCTTCTTACGGTTGGTTCTCTAGCGCTGGCAGGGTGCACGATTGAACGCAGTGGTGCGCAGGAATCTGACTCCGGGCAATCTCAGAGCGCTCAAGAGGCCCAGGGCACCAAGGAGGAAGCCTTAGCGCCGGTTGTGTCGGTGGATGATGAGGCGGAGGATGTTGATCCATCAGAGCCTGTGATCGTGAAGTCCATGGGGGATGGGCTGAAGTCTGTCACCATGACCAATGAAGAAGGTTATGAGGTGGAATCTGAGCTGTCCGATGATTCCCGCACCTGGACCTCTGCGGAAACTCTTGGATACAACCGTACTTACACGGTGAAGGCTACGGATAAGAACGGCGAGACCACCACAACGGTGTTTAATACGACGAGCCCCGCAGCGACCACAAATGTTGCACTGTCTCCTCTGGCTGATTCGGTGGTGGGCGTTGGCCAAACAATTGGGTTCCGTTTCGGGTCGCCGGTGGAGGATCGTCAGGCGGCGCAGGATGCCATCACTATTACTACGTCGCCAGAGGTTGAGGGCGCGTTTTTTTGGTTGAACAACAGTGAGCTGCGCTGGCGTCCGGCAGAGTATTGGGAGCCGGGCACTGAAGTTACTGTTGAGGCCGATATTTATGGCAAGGATCTCGGTGGCGGTGTGTGGGGGCAGACGGATAATGCCACCAATTTCACCATTGGTGATCGTGTGGAGGCTGTTGCTGATGACGCCACCAAGACTATGAGTGTGTACAAGAATGGCGAGTTGCTGCGCACAATGCCGGTGTCATTTGGTCGGGACACTGATGAGTGGGCAACGCCCAACGGCACCTACATTATTGGTGATCGCAATGAGTCGATGATCATGGATTCCACCACCTTTGGCTTGGGTTATGAGGAGGGCGGATATCGTACGTCGGTGCAGTATGCGACGCAGATGTCATATTCCGGCATTTATGTTCATGCCGCGCCGTGGTCGGTGGGGGCTCAGGGAAGCTACAACACCTCGCATGGGTGCATCAATGTGTCGACGGAAAATGCCCAGTGGTTCCAGGAGACGGTGAAGCGCGGGGATATCGTCACGGTGAAGAACACCGTGGGTGGCACGTTGAGTGGCTATGACGGACTGGGGGATTGGAACATTCCTTGGTCTGAGTGGAGCAAGGGCAATGCGGATGAAACGTCCGCCTGGTAG
- the betT gene encoding choline BCCT transporter BetT yields MSDNSQSHPGSDQEKDTHALRESINRDQLGGRPRSPKEEEKRQNRPPVSKDELSKGAQVFGEAKVNWLVLGVSAAVILAFSIWAMTAPAHAFDTMENVVGFIGKNLGWYYVLTVFIVIAFVLWVALSRTGKVRLGPDHSRPHYSLFTWVSMLFAAGVGIDMLFYSVTGPITQYVTPPDAAPESAEAARDAVVWTMFHYGIGGWAMYSLLGMAMGYFAYRWGMPLSIRAALYPLLGKRVRGRAGDAIDIITLVGTVMGVATSMGIGVVLLSVGFSKLFGLPDGLGLQIALVIVAVVITIAACTSGVDKGIRLISELNLWSAGAMILYIIVTGQTSFLLNGMVENIGRFINTLPGRSLQTMVYEEGGSDWMAGWTLFFWAFWLAWGPFVGLFLARISRGRTLREFVIAAITVPVLCDFLIVTTFGNSAMYEVLNGNDAFAELAMESPEQGWYTLLEMFPGATFLVGLATLSGLLFYLTSANSGAMVMANFSSSIPDPAQDGAKWLRILWAVITAILTIAMLLAGGVTTMEYATLIFALPVTIIAYLVMASFLKVLRMERAEMEGRRLHSHQVATDGGNAPEKTWRQRLASMRSYPSQQQVEKFVRTTIEPALQDVHKEFTRLGYETELISDFDPVSNIPTHALLVNIENQRRFQYFVAPVSTPIPSFGGRRAQTEDSYYRLEVFNQTGTEGYDLMGLSKQQVIDDVIDRYETHIAFLTLTFNTDNPSVLTPPTPPVAEPAMAEQEEAVVTDHQALEPGESTRS; encoded by the coding sequence GTGAGCGACAATTCGCAGAGTCACCCAGGTTCCGACCAGGAGAAAGACACTCACGCGCTCCGAGAATCAATCAACCGTGACCAACTGGGTGGACGACCACGATCGCCCAAAGAAGAGGAAAAGCGTCAAAACCGCCCTCCGGTCTCCAAAGACGAGCTATCCAAAGGCGCCCAAGTCTTCGGCGAAGCCAAAGTAAACTGGCTTGTCCTAGGTGTTAGTGCAGCGGTGATTCTCGCCTTCTCTATCTGGGCAATGACAGCACCCGCCCATGCCTTTGACACGATGGAAAACGTTGTCGGCTTTATTGGTAAAAACCTAGGCTGGTACTACGTCTTGACAGTTTTTATCGTCATCGCATTCGTCCTGTGGGTGGCGTTGTCTCGCACAGGAAAAGTACGTCTCGGCCCTGATCACTCACGACCTCACTACAGCCTCTTTACCTGGGTGTCCATGCTGTTCGCTGCCGGTGTGGGCATTGACATGCTCTTTTACTCAGTAACAGGACCCATCACCCAATACGTCACCCCACCAGACGCGGCACCTGAATCTGCAGAAGCCGCCCGCGACGCCGTTGTGTGGACCATGTTCCACTACGGCATCGGTGGTTGGGCGATGTACTCCTTGCTTGGAATGGCCATGGGATACTTTGCCTATCGATGGGGCATGCCACTATCCATTCGTGCTGCTCTCTACCCACTTTTGGGCAAACGAGTCCGCGGGCGTGCAGGAGATGCAATCGACATTATCACCCTCGTTGGCACCGTCATGGGTGTCGCTACCTCCATGGGTATCGGCGTCGTTTTGCTCTCTGTCGGTTTTTCTAAGCTTTTTGGCCTGCCTGACGGCCTTGGTCTTCAAATTGCATTAGTCATCGTCGCAGTTGTCATCACCATCGCTGCATGTACTTCCGGCGTGGACAAAGGAATTCGACTGATCTCAGAGCTGAACTTATGGAGCGCTGGTGCGATGATCTTGTACATCATTGTCACAGGTCAAACCTCATTCCTGCTCAACGGCATGGTGGAAAACATAGGCCGCTTCATCAACACCCTCCCAGGACGATCCCTGCAAACCATGGTTTATGAAGAAGGCGGATCCGATTGGATGGCCGGATGGACCCTCTTCTTCTGGGCATTCTGGCTGGCATGGGGACCCTTCGTCGGACTCTTCCTTGCACGCATTTCCCGTGGCCGTACCTTGCGAGAATTCGTCATTGCAGCAATCACCGTCCCAGTGCTGTGCGACTTCCTCATCGTCACCACCTTTGGCAACTCGGCAATGTATGAAGTACTCAATGGCAACGACGCTTTCGCCGAGCTAGCCATGGAATCCCCAGAACAAGGCTGGTACACACTGTTAGAGATGTTCCCAGGAGCAACCTTCTTGGTGGGTCTCGCGACCCTGTCTGGCCTGCTGTTTTACCTCACCTCAGCAAACTCGGGCGCAATGGTGATGGCCAACTTCTCCTCATCAATTCCAGATCCCGCCCAAGACGGAGCCAAATGGCTGCGCATCCTGTGGGCAGTAATTACAGCAATCCTCACCATTGCGATGCTGCTCGCCGGCGGTGTGACCACCATGGAATATGCCACACTTATCTTTGCCCTCCCCGTGACCATCATTGCTTACCTGGTCATGGCATCATTCCTCAAAGTGCTGCGCATGGAACGCGCCGAGATGGAAGGCCGTCGACTCCACAGCCATCAAGTAGCAACCGACGGCGGAAACGCCCCAGAGAAGACCTGGCGTCAACGACTTGCTAGCATGCGTTCTTACCCAAGCCAACAGCAGGTGGAGAAGTTCGTGCGCACCACCATTGAACCCGCGCTTCAAGACGTGCACAAAGAATTCACACGACTTGGCTACGAAACCGAGCTGATCAGCGACTTTGATCCCGTATCAAACATTCCGACCCACGCACTGCTGGTCAACATTGAAAACCAGCGACGCTTCCAATACTTTGTCGCCCCAGTATCTACGCCAATTCCATCATTTGGTGGCCGCCGCGCACAAACGGAGGATTCCTACTACCGCCTTGAAGTGTTCAATCAGACCGGTACAGAGGGGTACGACCTAATGGGTCTTAGCAAACAACAAGTGATCGATGACGTAATTGATCGCTATGAAACTCACATCGCCTTCCTGACGTTGACCTTCAACACTGACAATCCATCCGTCCTCACCCCGCCAACTCCACCTGTGGCAGAGCCTGCGATGGCCGAGCAGGAGGAGGCTGTTGTCACCGACCACCAAGCGCTGGAACCCGGGGAATCAACCCGAAGCTAG
- a CDS encoding glutaminase translates to MLTMPIPEYLQEILDNVHDNTSGEVADYIPELKAADPNPLAVALCTVDGHIYSAGDDSVEFTMQSISKPFAYALALQECGTEEVFKTVAVEPSGEAFNELSLDGENRPMNPMINAGAIAINQLINGPDSTVEDRVEKLRAYFSELAGRELTIDRGLSDSELTGADRNLSIAHMLRNYDVIADDAHDAVLSYTLQCSIKVTARDLAVMTATLAAGGVHPITGKTLLDARVCRLTLSVMASAGMYNEAGQWLSSVGIPAKSGVAGGLIGILPGQLGIATFSPRLNPKGNSVRGVEIFKQLSEDMGLHLMSTEQVSGHAVRSITQDGDTTYIRMQGAMNFSASEAFLHAIVSHEFSGDTVILDLSRVLTFHPVATRMIKEGLKRIRDAGYSVAILDPDDVLPDFTFSDGTLCRQLS, encoded by the coding sequence ATGTTGACGATGCCAATCCCTGAATACCTGCAAGAAATTCTAGACAACGTCCACGACAACACCTCCGGTGAAGTGGCCGACTACATCCCAGAACTCAAAGCCGCCGACCCAAACCCACTGGCAGTGGCGCTGTGCACCGTCGATGGACACATTTACAGCGCGGGTGATGACTCCGTTGAATTCACCATGCAAAGTATCTCCAAGCCTTTCGCCTACGCGCTTGCCCTGCAGGAATGCGGCACCGAAGAAGTGTTCAAAACCGTCGCCGTGGAACCATCGGGCGAGGCCTTCAACGAACTATCCCTCGACGGCGAAAACCGCCCCATGAACCCCATGATCAACGCAGGCGCCATCGCGATCAACCAGTTGATTAACGGTCCCGACTCCACAGTAGAAGACCGCGTGGAAAAACTCCGAGCGTATTTCTCTGAGCTGGCTGGGCGCGAACTCACCATTGATCGCGGATTGAGCGATTCCGAACTCACCGGCGCCGACCGCAACCTCTCCATCGCCCACATGCTGCGCAACTACGACGTCATCGCCGACGACGCCCACGATGCCGTGCTCAGCTACACCCTGCAATGCTCCATCAAAGTCACCGCGCGCGACCTCGCAGTCATGACGGCCACGCTGGCGGCCGGCGGTGTGCACCCGATCACCGGAAAAACGCTTCTCGACGCCCGCGTCTGCCGCCTCACCCTCTCTGTCATGGCCTCCGCCGGCATGTACAACGAAGCCGGACAATGGCTATCCAGCGTAGGCATCCCCGCCAAGTCCGGCGTTGCCGGAGGACTCATCGGAATCCTGCCTGGTCAACTCGGTATCGCCACTTTCTCTCCACGCCTCAACCCCAAAGGCAACAGCGTCCGCGGCGTCGAGATCTTCAAACAACTCTCCGAAGACATGGGTCTCCACCTCATGTCCACCGAACAAGTCTCCGGCCACGCCGTGCGTTCCATCACCCAAGACGGCGACACCACCTACATCCGCATGCAGGGCGCGATGAATTTCTCCGCCAGCGAAGCCTTCCTCCACGCGATCGTTTCCCACGAATTCTCCGGCGACACCGTCATCCTCGATCTCAGCCGCGTGCTCACTTTTCATCCAGTTGCGACCCGCATGATCAAAGAAGGCCTCAAGCGCATTCGCGATGCCGGTTACTCCGTCGCGATCCTCGACCCCGACGACGTTTTGCCCGACTTCACCTTCTCCGACGGGACACTGTGCAGGCAGCTCTCTTAA
- a CDS encoding LacI family DNA-binding transcriptional regulator → MPAYGLYSGLITTPGGTPEYSVDRIASNATINDVAKVAGVSPSTVSRAFSQPGRVSFATACHGGENSGASPCRWLWARGHQRHPHWINDPAKSKASRVPWSAETTRCFWFVSWERFT, encoded by the coding sequence ATGCCAGCCTACGGGTTATACTCAGGTCTCATCACCACACCCGGAGGCACCCCTGAATACTCGGTCGATCGAATTGCCTCGAATGCCACTATTAATGATGTCGCCAAAGTTGCGGGTGTGTCGCCGTCAACGGTGTCGCGGGCGTTTTCGCAGCCTGGCCGGGTAAGTTTTGCCACGGCTTGCCACGGCGGAGAAAATTCGGGTGCCAGCCCTTGCCGTTGGCTATGGGCGCGTGGCCACCAGCGACATCCCCACTGGATTAATGACCCGGCGAAGTCCAAGGCATCCCGAGTGCCATGGTCGGCCGAAACGACGCGCTGCTTTTGGTTTGTGTCGTGGGAACGGTTCACGTGA
- a CDS encoding cytidylate kinase family protein, whose protein sequence is MVGRNDALLLVCVVGTVHVKFIAPLNKHIEPVMYKTGLPTSEAAEESNSEDRFRQEMAWVLYQRNPNRNEGYDLVINTGSMTYEQIVELVVETYTKKYPDYVCVSPTQNPK, encoded by the coding sequence ATGGTCGGCCGAAACGACGCGCTGCTTTTGGTTTGTGTCGTGGGAACGGTTCACGTGAAGTTCATCGCACCGCTCAACAAACACATCGAACCCGTCATGTATAAGACTGGGCTGCCCACTTCTGAGGCTGCCGAGGAGTCCAACTCGGAAGACAGATTCCGCCAAGAAATGGCGTGGGTGTTGTACCAGCGGAACCCAAACCGAAACGAAGGCTACGACCTGGTGATCAACACAGGCTCAATGACCTATGAGCAGATCGTAGAGTTGGTTGTGGAAACCTACACGAAGAAGTATCCAGACTACGTCTGCGTCTCCCCGACACAGAATCCGAAATAG
- a CDS encoding gluconokinase yields MATPEGLHIVVMGVSGCGKSTVGDTLAAELGIDYKDGDELHPQQNIDKMASGQALDDDDRAWWLVQVGKWLRTRDNGVIACSALKRSYRDLIRTKCPETIFVHLQGSYDLLLSRMKAREDHFMPSTLLDSQFATLEPLEDDEDAKVFDIANSIEQIVADAAEWIRTK; encoded by the coding sequence ATGGCAACTCCCGAAGGTCTACACATTGTCGTCATGGGCGTCTCCGGTTGCGGCAAATCCACTGTTGGCGACACCCTCGCAGCCGAACTCGGAATCGACTACAAAGACGGCGACGAGCTTCACCCCCAGCAAAACATTGACAAAATGGCCTCCGGCCAAGCGCTTGACGACGACGATCGCGCCTGGTGGCTCGTCCAAGTCGGCAAATGGCTCCGCACCCGCGACAACGGCGTCATCGCCTGCTCCGCATTGAAGCGTTCTTACCGCGACCTGATTCGCACCAAGTGCCCCGAAACCATCTTCGTGCACCTCCAAGGCTCCTACGACCTTCTCCTCTCTCGAATGAAGGCCCGCGAAGACCACTTCATGCCTTCTACCTTGCTGGATTCCCAGTTCGCCACATTGGAACCTCTCGAAGATGACGAAGACGCTAAGGTTTTTGACATCGCCAACTCCATCGAGCAGATCGTCGCCGACGCCGCCGAGTGGATCCGCACCAAGTAG